A DNA window from Parabacteroides johnsonii DSM 18315 contains the following coding sequences:
- a CDS encoding xylulokinase, which translates to MCLLGCDIGSSSVKASIVDKDTGLTLASDFYPKEEAAIKAVRPGWAEQDPDDWWMYLKEAIKGAIAKAGIKGTEVDAIGISYQMHGLVLVDKKMQVLRPSVIWCDSRAVPYGDRAFKSIGEKQCLAHLLNSPGNFTASKLAWVKEFEPQIFGQVHKFMLPGDFIAMRMTGDIVTTVSGLSEGIFWDFRNNSVSEDLMNYFGFGKELIPDIRPTFGVQGELLGSVASELGLKKGTPVTYRAGDQPNNALSLNVLNPGEIAATGGTSGVVYGVNGKVNYDTLSRVNTFAHVNHSADQIRLGVLLCINGVGILNSWVKRNVAPEGISYPALNELAATVPIGSEGLSILPFGNGAERMLQNKQVDCSIYGLNFNIHNKAHIARAAQEGIVFSFKYGMDIMNEMGIDIGVIRAGNANLFLSPIFRDALAGVTGAVIELYDTNGAVGAAKGAGIGAGIYASAEEAFASLKKINVIEPDGLKADKYCGAFEVWKERLEKALA; encoded by the coding sequence ATGTGTTTATTAGGTTGTGATATCGGAAGCTCTTCGGTGAAGGCTTCTATTGTTGACAAAGATACGGGGCTGACGCTTGCCTCTGATTTTTATCCGAAAGAAGAGGCGGCGATCAAAGCCGTACGTCCCGGATGGGCAGAACAGGATCCGGATGACTGGTGGATGTATTTGAAAGAAGCGATAAAGGGTGCGATTGCGAAGGCGGGTATCAAAGGAACTGAAGTAGATGCGATCGGCATCTCGTACCAGATGCATGGTCTCGTGCTGGTAGACAAAAAGATGCAGGTGCTGCGCCCTTCAGTGATCTGGTGTGACAGCCGTGCAGTACCTTATGGGGACCGGGCTTTCAAGTCGATCGGTGAAAAGCAATGCCTGGCACATCTTTTGAATTCTCCCGGAAACTTTACGGCTTCCAAATTGGCATGGGTTAAAGAGTTTGAACCGCAGATATTCGGACAGGTACATAAATTCATGTTGCCTGGCGACTTTATTGCTATGCGCATGACAGGCGATATCGTTACGACTGTTTCAGGCCTTTCGGAAGGAATTTTCTGGGATTTCCGGAATAACAGTGTTTCTGAAGATTTGATGAACTATTTTGGGTTCGGCAAGGAGCTGATTCCGGATATTCGTCCGACTTTCGGTGTGCAAGGGGAATTGCTCGGATCGGTTGCTTCGGAGTTGGGTTTGAAGAAGGGGACACCGGTTACCTATCGGGCAGGCGACCAGCCTAACAATGCGTTGTCGCTGAATGTCCTGAACCCGGGTGAGATAGCTGCTACGGGCGGTACGTCAGGGGTTGTGTACGGTGTGAATGGCAAGGTGAACTACGATACACTGTCCCGAGTGAATACTTTTGCGCATGTGAACCATTCGGCAGACCAGATACGCTTAGGTGTCCTCTTATGTATCAACGGTGTGGGAATCCTCAATTCATGGGTGAAGCGGAATGTGGCTCCGGAAGGTATAAGCTATCCTGCTTTGAACGAGCTGGCGGCGACCGTTCCGATCGGTTCGGAAGGCTTGTCGATCCTGCCTTTCGGAAACGGTGCAGAGCGTATGTTACAGAACAAGCAGGTGGATTGCTCCATTTATGGGCTGAATTTCAACATTCACAATAAAGCGCATATCGCCCGTGCCGCACAGGAAGGGATCGTCTTCTCTTTCAAATATGGTATGGATATTATGAACGAGATGGGGATCGATATCGGGGTGATCCGTGCAGGTAATGCCAACCTGTTCCTAAGCCCGATTTTCCGGGATGCGTTGGCTGGCGTTACTGGAGCGGTGATCGAACTTTACGATACGAATGGGGCTGTCGGGGCTGCCAAAGGTGCCGGTATCGGTGCTGGTATCTATGCGTCGGCGGAAGAGGCGTTTGCTTCCTTGAAAAAGATCAATGTGATAGAGCCGGATGGGCTGAAAGCGGACAAATACTGCGGGGCTTTCGAGGTCTGGAAAGAACGGTTGGAGAAAGCATTGGCGTAA
- the xylA gene encoding xylose isomerase, with amino-acid sequence MNYFKGEKEFFPGIGKIEFEGRESKNPMAFHYYDENKVVMGKTLKDHLRFAMAYWHTLCAEGADQFGGGTKTFPWNAGADRISRAKYKMDAAFEFMTKCNIPYYCFHDVDVVDEAPTLAEFEKDLHTMVEYAKQHQEATGKKLLWSTANVFGHKRYMNGAATNPYFPAVACAGTQIKNAIDACIALGGENYVFWGGREGYMSLLNTNMKREKEHLAMMLTMARDYARKNGFKGTFLVEPKPMEPTKHQYDVDTETVIGFLRHYGLDKDFAINIEVNHATLAGHTFEHELQAAADAGMLCSIDANRGDYQNGWDTDQFPVDIYELTQAWLVILEAGGLTTGGTNFDAKTRRNSTDLDDIFLAHISGMDSFARALMAAADILEHSDYKKMRAERYASFDQGDGKKFEEGKLLLEDLRTIALASDEPKQISGKQELYEMIINQYI; translated from the coding sequence ATGAATTACTTTAAAGGTGAAAAAGAATTTTTTCCGGGGATTGGAAAAATAGAGTTTGAAGGACGCGAATCAAAAAATCCGATGGCTTTTCATTATTATGATGAAAATAAGGTCGTAATGGGTAAAACTCTGAAAGACCATCTGCGTTTCGCTATGGCCTATTGGCATACATTGTGTGCGGAAGGGGCCGATCAGTTCGGTGGCGGAACGAAAACATTTCCCTGGAATGCGGGTGCGGACCGTATTTCTCGTGCCAAGTATAAAATGGATGCTGCTTTCGAATTTATGACGAAATGTAATATCCCTTACTACTGTTTTCATGATGTGGATGTTGTGGATGAAGCACCGACGTTGGCCGAATTTGAAAAAGACCTGCATACGATGGTTGAATATGCCAAACAGCATCAGGAAGCGACAGGGAAGAAGCTGTTGTGGTCTACCGCCAATGTGTTCGGGCATAAACGTTATATGAACGGGGCGGCTACAAATCCTTATTTCCCTGCTGTGGCTTGTGCCGGCACGCAGATCAAAAACGCGATTGACGCTTGTATTGCCTTGGGTGGCGAAAACTATGTGTTCTGGGGCGGACGTGAAGGGTATATGAGCTTGTTGAACACCAACATGAAACGCGAAAAGGAACATCTTGCCATGATGCTGACGATGGCACGTGATTATGCCCGCAAGAACGGGTTCAAAGGTACTTTCCTGGTAGAGCCTAAACCGATGGAACCGACAAAACATCAGTATGACGTGGATACGGAAACGGTTATCGGCTTCCTGCGCCATTATGGTCTCGACAAGGATTTTGCCATTAATATCGAAGTGAACCATGCTACATTAGCCGGACATACATTCGAACATGAACTTCAGGCTGCCGCCGATGCCGGTATGTTGTGCAGTATCGATGCCAATCGCGGTGATTATCAGAATGGTTGGGATACAGACCAGTTCCCGGTTGACATCTACGAACTGACACAGGCTTGGCTGGTTATCCTCGAAGCAGGCGGCTTGACTACCGGAGGCACGAACTTCGATGCCAAGACACGTCGTAACTCGACCGATCTGGATGATATCTTCCTGGCTCATATCAGCGGTATGGATTCCTTTGCCCGTGCCTTGATGGCTGCTGCCGATATCCTGGAACATTCCGATTACAAGAAAATGCGTGCCGAACGTTACGCCAGCTTTGACCAGGGTGACGGTAAGAAGTTCGAAGAAGGCAAACTCCTTCTTGAAGACCTGCGTACCATCGCTCTTGCCAGTGACGAACCAAAGCAGATCAGCGGGAAACAGGAATTGTATGAGATGATTATCAACCAGTACATTTAA